In one Arachis duranensis cultivar V14167 chromosome 9, aradu.V14167.gnm2.J7QH, whole genome shotgun sequence genomic region, the following are encoded:
- the LOC107465268 gene encoding uncharacterized protein LOC107465268 yields the protein MPMEMEKRRFKGRSFLSFFDWNSKSQKKLLFDKPNNLPEVSNQGKENVGNMPQAQMNKIKVGDNGASPGNVAASCDFNCALSISSDEGCETKAPGLVARLMGLDSLPASTVPELSSTSLYGSNSLGSSHCQDGSLRCMADSCPVDCTMPLKLEKSSSGDMKPKSQKVGNLPALRRFQNETLPPKSAKPIPVTHNKLLSPIKNPGYVQPRNVAQIMDAATKIIEASPLQYARNGMSSVGPSSVPLRILDLKEQLEGAQYESKLVNRHIANHVNGKPNERSNLYKGTLTFKRLGDSEKNSSSYLGNKGKSASVVIPTKADVQNRDTSALKGKKGHMNSKEDSNIKPNQSSRSQKKQFTDPTRAIPQRAFTGQNSNVLGQNNINHKGKLTSKRESNKPTTRTWSSESSTAARKAANKGAAVNGNTEPNRSSTRVIDSRKESTVSKRQSISEKKKYISRAVHNDTRGTENVVDNFENKSIKCNITTDRSTNQNAVSMSESKDVISFTFTSPLGRTMPESQPSTAQVTETSNRVHANTHACHPKKLSSSTLVMDSDTIDGDTLSVLLEKMLQELPSRINSPQCTLISDESSSGSCNIQDNGCASSDNPVLTMNQQLQTTDPMEEPSCGSSESGNDIGCQHSGAVMLFENPAAVESYLDCEYSIFGSTLYPSIQDEEVSNFSPWSEQSSEVTEGSTSIKQFSGISNVIGFRRSTREMELEYIKDILSAELMAEEFVIGETNKIIMPNLFDILEIQNAENYIEYSKLERKVLFDTVSDCLELRYRKAFVGSCKAWPEWVASVQRKNLLAEELLKEIISLRSMEEVVMVDELVHKDMSIGLGRWIDFDIEAFEEGLDVEFGIVTNLINELVYELMIV from the exons ATGCCAATGGAGATGGAGAAAAGACGATTCAAGGGTAGAAGCTTCCTCAGCTTCTTTGATTGGAATAGCAAATCTCAAAAGAAGCTTCTTTTTGACAAACCTAACAACTTACCCG AAGTTTCAAATCAAGGAAAGGAAAATGTGGGCAACATGCCACAGGCACAGATGAATAAG ATAAAGGTTGGGGATAATGGAGCAAGTCCTGGTAATGTTGCTGCAAGCTGTGATTTTAATTGTGCCCTATCAATTAGTAGCGATGAAGGATGTGAGACTAAAGCCCCAGGGTTAGTAGCTAGACTTATGGGTTTGGATTCATTACCAGCTTCAACAGTCCCTGAGCTCTCCTCGACTTCATTGTACGGATCCAACTCTCTTGGATCTTCTCATTGTCAAGATGGTTCTCTACGTTGCATGGCTGACTCTTGTCCTGTGGACTGCACTATGCCACTTAAGCTGGAGAAGTCTTCTTCAGGGGATATGAAACCAAAGTCTCAGAAAGTTGGAAATCTGCCGGCACTAAGGAGATTTCAGAATGAAACATTGCCTCCAAAGTCAGCTAAACCAATTCCAGTTACTCACAACAAACTTTTGTCTCCTATCAAGAACCCTGGCTATGTTCAACCTAGGAATGTGGCTCAGATAATGGACGCGGCTACTAAGATAATTGAGGCAAGTCCCCTGCAATATGCAAGGAATGGAATGTCTTCAGTTGGGCCTTCTTCTGTTCCCTTAAGAATTCTTGATCTGAAAGAGCAATTGGAAGGTGCACAGTATGAATCCAAGCTTGTCAATCGGCACATTGCTAACCATGTGAATGGTAAGCCTAATGAGAGGAGTAATTTGTATAAAGGCACTCTAACATTCAAACGTTTAGGGGATTCAGAAAAGAACAGTTCTAGTTATTTAGGAAATAAAGGAAAATCTGCTTCAGTTGTGATACCAACCAAAGCCGACGTTCAGAACAGAGATACATCAGCTTTGAAAGGTAAGAAGGGACATATGAACTCGAAAGAAGATAGTAACATAAAACCAAACCAATCATCCCGGAGCCAGAAGAAGCAATTTACAGACCCGACCCGAGCCATTCCGCAGAGAGCTTTCACAGGCCAAAATAGCAATGTGCTTGGGCAGAATAACATAAACCATAAAGGCAAATTGACTTCAAAAAGGGAGTCCAATAAGCCAACAACACGAACTTGGTCTTCAGAAAGCTCTACTGCAGCACGGAAGGCAGCAAATAAGGGTGCTGCTGTAAATGGCAATACTGAGCCCAATAGGTCAAGTACAAGGGTAATTGATTCTCGAAAGGAGTCTACAGTGTCAAAAAGACAGAGTATTtctgaaaagaaaaagtatattaGTAGGGCTGTTCACAATGATACAAGAGGTACTGAGAATGTAGTTGATAATTTTGAGAACAAGTCCATAAAATGCAATATTACAACTGATAGAAGTACCAACCAGAATGCAGTTAGCATGAGTGAAAGCAAAGATGTGATATCGTTTACATTTACGTCTCCCTTGGGGAGAACCATGCCTGAGTCACAGCCCTCGACTGCACAGGTgacagaaacaagcaacagagTTCATGCCAATACTCATGCTTGTCATCCTAAGAAGCTATCATCATCTACTCTTGTGATGGACAGTGACACAATAGATGGCGATACTTTAAGTGTCCTTTTGGAGAAAATGCTTCAAGAATTGCCATCTAGGATTAACTCACCGCAATGTACCCTGATCTCAGATGAGTCTTCTTCTGGAAGTTGTAATATTCAGGACAATGGTTGTGCTTCAAGTGATAATCCGGTGCTTACCATGAATCAGCAACTGCAG ACAACAGATCCAATGGAAGAGCCTAGCTGTGGCAGCAGTGAAAGTGGGAATGATATAGGTTGTCAGCATTCAGGAGCTGTTATGCTTTTTGAAAATCCTGCTGCTGTCGAAAGTTACTTGGATTGTGAATATAGTATATTTg GAAGCACGCTTTATCCTTCCATACAAGATGAAGAAGTATCGAATTTTTCTCCGTGGTCTGAGCAAAGCTCCGAGGTCACAGAAGGAAGCACATCCATCAAACAATTTAGTGGAATATCAAACGTGATAGGTTTTAGGAGATCAACAAGGGAGATGGAACTCGAATACATAAAGGACATTCTTAGTGCAGAGCTTATGGCAGAAGAATTTGTAATTGGTGAAACAAATAAGATCATAATGCCAAACCTGTTTGATATATTGGAGATTCAGAATGCTGAGAACTACATAGAGTACTCTAAGCTTGAGAGAAAGGTTTTATTTGACACCGTGAGTGACTGCTTAGAACTAAGATACAGAAAAGCTTTTGTTGGAAGCTGCAAAGCATGGCCTGAATGGGTGGCATCAGTTCAGAGAAAGAACTTGTTGGCAGAAGAATTATTAAAAGAGATAATCAGTCTTAGAAGCATGGAAGAGGTAGTAATGGTGGATGAACTTGTGCATAAGGACATGAGCATTGGATTGGGTAGATGGATTGACTTCGACATTGAAGCCTTTGAAGAGGGTTTAGATGTTGAATTTGGCATAGTGACCAATTTGATTAACGAATTGGTTTATGAGTTGATGATTGTTTAA